A genome region from Crossiella equi includes the following:
- a CDS encoding activator-dependent family glycosyltransferase, with translation MRILFASYAEKTHFLTQVPLAWALQNAGHEVRVASQPALTEVITSAGLTAVPVGRDHRLYQFLRDERAALASGMRVPDEAAWFDLAQDPSTVDWEEMRRGYGQIVLWWWRAMVDTMIDGLVEYCQQWRPDLVIWETITFAGPIAAQACGAVHARQMWAIDLFTRMRKQYLRLQADKPEERTEDVFRQWLAARVGKAGGEYEESMTTGHFTIDSVPPSQRHDPELGLADLGLDYLPMRWIPYHGKSVVPDWLREPPRRRRVALTLGVSSTDQLDGYGLSVPALLRALGGLDVEVVATVAESEQAALGEMPGNVRLVPFVPLNVLAPTCDLVIGHGGNGSYNTTLCHGVPQIVVPFFFDGGLRAEYLRRQGAGIVLDRGEATGELVANAARRVLGDASFSSNAQRLAREMRTLPTPNDLVPVIEERVEKYRRR, from the coding sequence ATGCGCATCCTGTTCGCGTCCTACGCCGAGAAAACCCACTTCCTGACACAGGTGCCCCTGGCCTGGGCACTCCAGAACGCAGGCCATGAGGTGCGGGTGGCCAGCCAGCCCGCGCTCACCGAGGTGATCACCTCGGCCGGGCTGACCGCCGTCCCGGTCGGCCGGGACCACCGGCTCTACCAGTTCCTGCGCGACGAGCGGGCGGCGCTGGCCTCGGGCATGCGGGTCCCCGACGAGGCGGCCTGGTTCGACCTGGCCCAGGACCCGTCCACTGTGGACTGGGAGGAGATGCGCCGCGGCTACGGCCAGATCGTGCTGTGGTGGTGGCGGGCCATGGTGGACACGATGATCGACGGCCTGGTGGAGTACTGCCAGCAGTGGCGACCGGACCTGGTCATCTGGGAGACGATCACCTTCGCCGGGCCGATCGCCGCGCAGGCCTGCGGTGCGGTGCACGCCCGCCAGATGTGGGCCATCGACCTGTTCACCCGCATGCGCAAGCAGTACCTGCGCCTGCAGGCGGACAAGCCCGAGGAGCGCACGGAGGACGTGTTCCGGCAGTGGCTGGCCGCGCGGGTGGGCAAGGCGGGCGGGGAGTACGAGGAGTCCATGACCACCGGGCACTTCACCATCGACAGCGTGCCGCCGTCCCAGCGCCACGACCCGGAGCTCGGCCTGGCCGACCTGGGCCTGGACTACCTGCCGATGCGGTGGATCCCCTACCACGGCAAGTCGGTGGTCCCGGACTGGCTGCGCGAGCCCCCGCGCCGCCGCCGCGTCGCGCTGACCCTGGGCGTGTCCTCCACCGACCAGCTCGACGGCTACGGCCTGTCCGTGCCCGCGCTGCTGCGCGCGCTGGGCGGCCTGGACGTCGAGGTGGTGGCCACCGTGGCGGAGAGCGAGCAGGCCGCGCTGGGCGAAATGCCGGGCAACGTGCGGCTGGTGCCGTTCGTGCCGCTGAACGTGCTGGCGCCGACCTGCGACCTGGTGATCGGGCACGGCGGCAACGGCTCGTACAACACCACGCTGTGCCACGGGGTGCCGCAGATCGTGGTGCCGTTCTTCTTCGACGGCGGCCTGCGCGCGGAGTACCTGCGGCGCCAGGGCGCCGGGATCGTGCTGGACCGCGGCGAGGCCACCGGGGAGCTGGTGGCGAACGCGGCGCGGCGGGTGCTGGGCGACGCGTCGTTCAGCTCGAACGCGCAGCGGCTGGCTCGGGAGATGCGGACGCTGCCCACGCCCAACGACCTGGTGCCGGTGATCGAGGAGCGGGTGGAGAAGTACCGCAGGCGGTAA
- a CDS encoding class I SAM-dependent methyltransferase, protein MPATSRCRVCTSEVREFFDFGRQPLSDHFPREDGFAEEFFYRLAVGRCTGCTMVQLMEEVPRERMFHQDYPYRSSGSAVMRKHFESTAEHFLRTELTGDDPFLVELGCNDGVLLKVVAEAGVRHLGVEPSGGVAELAAAKGINVRVDFFERASAEEVRAQHGPADVLFAANTLCHIPYLDSILAGVDALLAQDGVFVFEDPYLGDIVERTSFDQIYDEHFFFFTARSVQTMAARAGLELVDVERLPVHGGEVRYTLARAGRRTPSPAVAQLLAAEDGQRLAEPETLRRFGENVERIRADLVELLESLRQQGKRVLGYGATAKSATVTNFCGIGPDLVQGVCDSTPAKQGRFTPGTHLPVHPPEFFASPYPDYALLFAWNHAEEIMAKEKGFRESGGKWITYVPDVRVL, encoded by the coding sequence ATGCCAGCAACGTCTCGGTGCCGTGTGTGCACCTCCGAAGTGCGCGAGTTCTTCGACTTCGGCCGTCAGCCCCTCTCCGACCACTTCCCGCGTGAGGACGGCTTCGCGGAGGAGTTCTTCTACCGGCTCGCCGTCGGCCGTTGCACCGGCTGCACGATGGTGCAGCTCATGGAGGAGGTGCCGCGGGAGCGCATGTTCCACCAGGACTACCCGTACCGATCATCAGGTTCGGCGGTGATGCGCAAGCACTTCGAGTCCACCGCCGAGCACTTCCTGCGCACCGAGCTCACCGGGGACGACCCGTTCCTGGTGGAGCTGGGCTGCAACGACGGCGTGCTGCTCAAGGTGGTGGCCGAGGCGGGCGTGCGCCACCTCGGTGTCGAACCCTCCGGCGGGGTCGCGGAACTGGCCGCCGCCAAGGGGATCAACGTGCGGGTCGACTTCTTCGAGCGGGCCAGCGCCGAGGAGGTCCGGGCGCAGCACGGCCCGGCCGACGTGCTGTTCGCCGCCAACACGCTGTGCCACATCCCGTACCTGGACTCGATCCTGGCCGGGGTGGACGCGCTGCTGGCCCAGGACGGCGTGTTCGTCTTCGAGGACCCGTACCTGGGCGACATCGTCGAGCGCACCTCCTTCGACCAGATCTACGACGAGCACTTCTTCTTCTTCACCGCCCGCTCGGTGCAGACCATGGCCGCCCGCGCGGGCCTGGAGCTGGTGGACGTGGAACGCCTGCCGGTGCACGGCGGCGAGGTCCGCTACACGCTGGCCCGGGCGGGCCGCCGCACGCCCAGCCCGGCGGTGGCGCAGCTGCTGGCGGCCGAGGACGGGCAGCGGCTGGCCGAGCCGGAGACGTTGCGGCGCTTCGGGGAGAACGTGGAGCGCATCCGCGCGGACCTGGTCGAGCTGCTGGAGTCGTTGCGGCAGCAGGGCAAGCGCGTCCTGGGCTACGGGGCCACCGCGAAGAGCGCGACGGTGACGAACTTCTGCGGCATCGGCCCGGACCTGGTCCAGGGCGTGTGCGACTCCACCCCGGCCAAGCAGGGCCGCTTCACCCCTGGTACGCACCTGCCGGTGCACCCACCGGAGTTCTTCGCCAGCCCGTACCCGGACTACGCGCTGCTGTTCGCGTGGAACCACGCCGAGGAGATCATGGCCAAGGAGAAGGGGTTCCGGGAGTCGGGCGGCAAGTGGATCACCTATGTGCCGGACGTGCGGGTGCTCTGA
- a CDS encoding GNAT family N-acetyltransferase, producing MHPSPGETLHARLARTGVAGLPAPEVFELAHGRAVAAQFLVRQGHEVAGVSTLCARDANAGHVRAEVLLDPARARDGVAMEAVLLTVNYAFAMWQVRKVYFHSPEDMPLDFGVNSVMVRKEGVLPAHLLVDGEPADLHVFALHRAEWEEFGVPLLRRLVRSVSERLEARMARAGGQA from the coding sequence GTGCACCCGAGCCCCGGCGAGACCCTGCACGCGCGGCTGGCCCGCACCGGGGTGGCCGGGCTGCCCGCGCCCGAGGTGTTCGAGCTGGCCCACGGCCGCGCGGTGGCCGCACAGTTCCTGGTGCGCCAAGGGCATGAGGTAGCCGGGGTCAGCACGCTGTGCGCGCGCGATGCCAACGCCGGGCACGTGCGCGCCGAGGTGCTGCTGGACCCGGCGCGGGCGCGCGACGGCGTGGCCATGGAGGCCGTGCTGCTGACCGTGAACTACGCCTTCGCCATGTGGCAGGTGCGCAAGGTCTACTTCCACAGCCCCGAGGACATGCCCCTGGACTTCGGCGTGAACTCGGTGATGGTGCGCAAGGAGGGCGTGCTGCCCGCGCACCTGCTGGTGGACGGTGAACCGGCCGACCTGCACGTGTTCGCCCTCCACCGCGCGGAGTGGGAGGAGTTCGGCGTGCCGCTGCTGCGACGCCTGGTGCGCAGCGTGTCCGAACGCCTGGAGGCCCGCATGGCCCGCGCGGGCGGGCAGGCATGA
- a CDS encoding sugar 3,4-ketoisomerase, whose amino-acid sequence MTAAPEVVVGRVDPCRLVDIPRHDDARGSLCVVEEGAQLPFPVRRAYYMFDIPDGASRGAHGHRRLRQLIIAVHGSFDVLVDDGFHSHKYTLDSPSKGLYIGPMVWRDMVGFAPGTVGLWLVADLYDPAEYYRDHAEFLRDARALP is encoded by the coding sequence GTGACGGCCGCCCCGGAGGTCGTGGTCGGCCGCGTGGACCCGTGCCGCCTGGTGGACATCCCCCGCCACGACGACGCGCGCGGCAGCCTGTGCGTGGTCGAGGAGGGCGCGCAGCTGCCGTTCCCGGTCCGCCGCGCCTACTACATGTTCGACATCCCGGACGGCGCCTCGCGGGGCGCGCACGGCCACCGCCGCCTGCGCCAGCTGATCATAGCGGTGCACGGCAGCTTCGACGTCCTGGTCGACGACGGCTTCCACAGCCATAAGTACACTTTGGACAGTCCGAGCAAGGGCCTCTACATCGGGCCGATGGTGTGGCGGGACATGGTGGGCTTCGCCCCGGGCACGGTGGGCCTGTGGCTGGTGGCCGACCTGTACGACCCGGCCGAGTACTACCGCGACCACGCGGAGTTCCTGCGCGACGCGCGAGCCCTGCCGTGA
- a CDS encoding DegT/DnrJ/EryC1/StrS family aminotransferase codes for MTVPFLDLKAPYRELAVELDEAAARVLRSGWYLRGPELAAFEHEFAAYCGAAHCVAVGSGSDAIELTLRALGIGRGDEVLVPSHTFIATWAAVTRAGATPVPVEPCPRTWLLDPANLAPAITPRTAAVIPVHLYGQAVDLAAVHAVATRHSLAVIEDAAQSHGARYRSAGTSRARTYSFYPGKNLGALGDGGAVVTDDPDLATRLRLHRDHGSRHKYHHELLATNSRLDELQAAFLRAKLPHLDTWNARRDRIATRYLTELADLPLTLPTRVPWSTHAWHLFVVASPHRDTLQEALTAEGVHTLIHYPIPVHRTEAYATDPVARSPLPIADTLAATVLSLPMGPHQPEAHTTRVIETLHRVCT; via the coding sequence GTGACGGTGCCGTTCCTGGACCTGAAGGCCCCGTACCGGGAGCTGGCGGTGGAGCTGGACGAGGCCGCGGCGCGGGTGCTGCGCTCGGGCTGGTACTTGCGGGGCCCGGAGCTGGCGGCCTTCGAGCACGAGTTCGCCGCCTACTGCGGCGCGGCGCACTGTGTGGCGGTGGGCAGCGGCAGCGACGCGATCGAGCTGACCCTCCGGGCCCTGGGCATCGGCCGGGGCGACGAGGTCCTGGTCCCCTCGCACACCTTCATCGCCACCTGGGCCGCGGTCACCCGCGCGGGCGCGACCCCGGTCCCGGTGGAGCCCTGCCCGCGCACCTGGCTGCTGGACCCGGCGAACCTGGCACCGGCGATCACGCCGCGCACGGCGGCGGTCATCCCGGTCCACCTCTACGGCCAGGCGGTGGACCTGGCGGCGGTGCACGCGGTGGCCACCCGCCACAGCCTGGCGGTCATCGAGGACGCGGCCCAGTCCCACGGCGCCCGCTACCGGTCGGCGGGCACCTCGCGGGCGAGGACCTACAGCTTCTACCCGGGCAAGAACCTGGGCGCGCTGGGCGACGGCGGCGCGGTGGTCACCGACGACCCGGACCTGGCCACCCGCCTCCGCCTGCACCGCGACCACGGCTCCCGCCACAAGTACCACCACGAGCTGCTGGCCACGAACTCCCGCCTGGACGAGCTCCAGGCCGCGTTCCTGCGCGCGAAGCTCCCCCACCTGGACACCTGGAACGCACGCCGCGACAGGATCGCCACCCGCTACCTGACCGAACTGGCGGACCTCCCCCTGACCCTGCCGACCCGCGTCCCGTGGTCCACCCACGCGTGGCACCTGTTCGTGGTCGCCTCCCCGCACCGCGACACCCTCCAGGAGGCCCTGACCGCCGAGGGCGTGCACACCCTCATCCACTACCCGATCCCGGTCCACCGCACCGAGGCCTACGCGACCGACCCGGTGGCACGGTCCCCCCTCCCGATCGCCGACACCCTGGCGGCCACGGTCCTGAGCCTCCCGATGGGCCCGCACCAACCAGAGGCCCACACCACCAGGGTCATCGAAACCCTGCACCGCGTGTGCACCTGA
- a CDS encoding NAD-dependent epimerase/dehydratase family protein translates to MARVVVTGASGFVGSHLVEHLVAAGDSVLGVDRGTPSLPVAEHVTANLLDEDAVAGVIGPGVDVVYHLASVVGVDNYVERPLDVVDSNVLGTRNVLAAATRAGAKVVYASTSEVFGKNPAVPWSEDADRVLGSTGTARWCYASSKAVAEHLVYGFIQQHGLAATIVRYFNLYGPRQRPAFVVSRSIHRALNGLAPVVYDDGGQTRSFTYVGDVIAATALAGSSAKADGESFNLGSSEETTVRATVELIAELTGVRADIQRVDTNARIGQAFQDLPRRIPDTRKAAEVLGWRHHTSLREGLATTVEWAHAQPAWLAQVDSGAA, encoded by the coding sequence GTGGCGCGCGTGGTGGTGACCGGGGCGTCCGGGTTCGTGGGCAGTCACCTGGTGGAGCACCTGGTGGCGGCGGGGGACTCGGTGCTCGGGGTGGACCGGGGCACGCCCTCGCTGCCGGTGGCCGAGCACGTGACCGCGAACCTGCTGGACGAGGACGCGGTGGCGGGCGTGATCGGGCCGGGCGTGGACGTGGTGTACCACCTGGCCTCGGTGGTCGGGGTGGACAACTACGTCGAGCGGCCGCTGGACGTCGTGGACAGCAACGTGCTCGGCACGCGCAACGTGCTGGCGGCGGCGACGCGGGCCGGGGCGAAGGTCGTGTACGCGAGCACGAGCGAGGTCTTCGGCAAGAACCCGGCGGTGCCGTGGTCGGAGGACGCGGACCGGGTGCTGGGCAGCACGGGCACGGCGCGCTGGTGCTACGCCTCCAGCAAGGCGGTGGCCGAACACCTGGTGTACGGCTTCATCCAGCAGCACGGCCTGGCGGCCACGATCGTGCGGTACTTCAACCTGTACGGCCCGCGCCAGCGCCCGGCCTTCGTGGTGAGCCGCAGCATCCACCGGGCGCTCAACGGCCTGGCCCCGGTGGTCTACGACGACGGCGGCCAGACCCGCTCCTTCACCTACGTCGGCGACGTCATCGCGGCCACCGCCCTGGCGGGCAGCTCGGCCAAGGCCGACGGCGAGAGCTTCAACCTGGGCAGTTCGGAGGAGACCACCGTGCGGGCCACGGTGGAGCTCATCGCGGAGCTGACCGGCGTGCGGGCGGACATCCAGCGGGTGGACACGAACGCGCGCATCGGCCAGGCTTTCCAGGACCTGCCGCGCCGCATCCCGGACACCAGGAAGGCGGCCGAGGTCCTGGGCTGGCGGCACCACACCAGCCTGCGGGAAGGCCTGGCGACGACCGTCGAGTGGGCGCACGCGCAACCGGCGTGGCTGGCCCAGGTGGACAGCGGCGCGGCCTGA
- a CDS encoding nucleotide sugar dehydrogenase: protein MRFLPGRGTPTASVLGLGYVGSCVAATLAGNGIRVTGLDVDTALVEEVRSGRCRFREAGLPELLARVVADGLLTATTDYAEAARADVVIVAVGTPIHDGGTLRDTQLRAACEELSGHLRPGQLVVLKSTVPPGMTRSLVVPLLERGGLVAGADFGLVFSPERLSEGAALAELNRFPIVVGGLGADSVEAACAFWRLGIGVEVIRCASLEAAELVKLADNWWIDHNIALANELAKLCGALAVDVLDVIAGANSITKGEGNVNILLPSVGVGGSCLTKDPWMVWRRAAELGVELRTIPVARAVNDGMPAFTADLVLAELPVPEQARVAVLGLAFKSDTGDLRATPVAPVVDALRRAGAEVVLHDPLVDPDEAVKVFGQAPVSSVDEAVRGASVIAVLAGHAAYDDLDFARLRELAAPACTVVDGRAYYAKETIEMLGTLGFAYRGIGR, encoded by the coding sequence ATGCGCTTCCTGCCTGGCAGGGGAACTCCCACCGCGTCGGTGCTCGGGCTCGGCTACGTCGGCTCCTGCGTGGCGGCGACGTTGGCGGGCAACGGGATCCGGGTGACCGGGCTGGACGTGGACACCGCGCTCGTCGAAGAAGTCCGAAGTGGACGGTGCCGGTTCCGGGAGGCCGGGCTGCCCGAGCTGCTCGCGCGGGTGGTCGCGGACGGCCTGCTGACCGCGACCACCGACTACGCCGAGGCCGCCCGCGCGGACGTGGTGATCGTGGCCGTCGGCACGCCCATCCACGACGGCGGCACGCTGCGGGACACGCAGCTGCGCGCCGCGTGCGAGGAGCTGTCCGGGCACCTGCGGCCCGGGCAGCTGGTGGTGCTCAAGTCCACCGTGCCGCCCGGGATGACGCGCTCGCTGGTGGTCCCGCTGCTGGAACGCGGCGGCCTGGTGGCGGGTGCGGACTTCGGGCTGGTCTTCTCGCCGGAGCGGCTGTCCGAGGGGGCCGCGCTGGCCGAGCTCAACCGGTTCCCCATCGTGGTGGGCGGGCTCGGCGCGGACAGCGTCGAGGCGGCGTGTGCGTTCTGGCGACTCGGCATCGGGGTCGAGGTGATCCGGTGTGCCTCGCTGGAGGCCGCGGAACTGGTCAAGCTCGCCGACAACTGGTGGATCGACCACAACATCGCGCTGGCCAACGAGCTGGCGAAGCTGTGCGGCGCGCTGGCGGTGGACGTGCTGGACGTGATCGCCGGGGCCAACTCGATCACCAAGGGCGAGGGAAACGTCAACATCCTGCTGCCCAGCGTCGGGGTCGGCGGGTCCTGCCTGACCAAGGACCCGTGGATGGTGTGGCGGCGGGCGGCCGAGCTGGGTGTGGAGCTGCGCACGATCCCGGTGGCGCGGGCGGTCAACGACGGCATGCCCGCCTTCACCGCGGACCTGGTGCTGGCGGAGCTGCCAGTGCCCGAGCAGGCACGGGTCGCGGTGCTGGGGCTGGCGTTCAAGAGCGATACCGGGGACCTGCGGGCCACGCCGGTGGCGCCGGTGGTGGACGCGCTGCGCCGCGCCGGGGCCGAGGTGGTGCTGCACGACCCGCTGGTGGACCCGGACGAGGCGGTGAAGGTGTTCGGGCAGGCGCCGGTGTCCTCCGTGGACGAGGCCGTGCGCGGTGCCTCGGTGATCGCCGTGCTGGCCGGGCACGCCGCGTACGACGACCTGGACTTCGCGCGGCTGCGGGAGCTGGCCGCACCGGCCTGCACCGTGGTGGACGGGCGGGCCTACTACGCAAAGGAGACGATCGAGATGCTGGGGACACTGGGCTTCGCCTACCGAGGGATCGGGAGGTAG
- a CDS encoding ABC transporter permease: MKVLAIGVLNLRRLFRDRNNIFMVLAVPFLMIFVIGLLFGGGQQLRLGVVAGSGELTDSLLRSLGQGDRIQVERLASAEELRSRVERGQLHAGLTVPPGYDADLRQGKDITLSYLVRPNDRRAQDVGVWLRSVVPQEAAKVRAARLGAEEGVPFERGLAIAREVTVPGVSVQATTAGNAQYPPGFSQFSVSAPPLLLLFVFLTSLTAAVGLVETRQLGVAGRMYATPTSTRTIVTGEASGRMVIALVQGLVIMLGSALAFGVDWGDPLASGVLLLLFAMVGSGAAMLLGSVAKTVGTALSMAPLLGLGIAAIGGAMVPLESFNPTMKQIAYLTPHAWGYDAFVVLLRREGTVLDILPQLGVLAAFAVVLYLLGAWRLKRVLTSAR, encoded by the coding sequence ATGAAGGTGCTGGCGATCGGCGTGCTGAACCTGCGCCGCCTGTTCCGCGACCGGAACAACATCTTCATGGTCCTCGCGGTGCCGTTCCTGATGATCTTCGTGATCGGGCTGCTGTTCGGCGGAGGCCAGCAGCTGCGGCTCGGTGTGGTCGCCGGGTCCGGGGAGCTGACCGACTCGCTGCTGCGCTCACTCGGGCAGGGCGACCGCATCCAGGTGGAACGGCTGGCCTCGGCCGAGGAGCTGCGCTCGCGGGTGGAACGCGGGCAGCTGCACGCCGGGCTCACCGTGCCGCCCGGCTACGACGCGGACCTGAGGCAGGGCAAGGACATCACGCTGAGCTACCTGGTGCGCCCGAACGACCGGCGCGCGCAGGACGTCGGCGTGTGGCTGCGCTCGGTGGTGCCGCAGGAGGCCGCGAAGGTGCGCGCCGCGCGGCTCGGGGCCGAGGAGGGTGTGCCGTTCGAGCGCGGGCTGGCGATCGCGCGGGAGGTGACGGTGCCGGGGGTGTCGGTGCAGGCGACCACCGCGGGCAACGCCCAGTACCCGCCGGGGTTCAGCCAGTTCAGCGTGTCCGCGCCGCCCCTGCTGCTGCTGTTCGTCTTCCTCACCTCGCTGACCGCCGCGGTCGGCCTGGTGGAGACGCGGCAGCTCGGCGTGGCGGGCCGGATGTACGCCACACCCACCTCGACCCGCACGATCGTCACCGGGGAGGCCTCCGGGCGGATGGTGATCGCGCTGGTGCAGGGGCTGGTCATCATGCTCGGCTCGGCGCTGGCCTTCGGCGTGGACTGGGGCGACCCGCTCGCCTCGGGGGTGTTGCTGCTGTTGTTCGCCATGGTGGGCAGCGGGGCGGCGATGCTGCTCGGCTCGGTGGCCAAGACCGTCGGGACCGCGCTGTCCATGGCACCGTTGCTGGGGCTGGGGATCGCGGCGATCGGGGGCGCGATGGTGCCGCTGGAGTCGTTCAACCCGACCATGAAGCAGATCGCCTACCTCACCCCGCACGCCTGGGGCTACGACGCGTTCGTGGTGCTGCTGCGGCGCGAGGGCACGGTGCTGGACATCCTGCCGCAGCTCGGGGTGCTCGCCGCGTTCGCCGTGGTGCTGTACCTGCTGGGTGCGTGGCGGTTGAAACGGGTGCTCACCTCGGCCCGCTGA
- a CDS encoding ABC transporter permease: MRATLVILTKDLSQRLRDVALIIFAVILPLGMAFLFNLVLGNATQPITARYAVLDQDRGALSAELIDHVLKPMDKDGRISLRTASSQEEGVRQLEAKELDALYVLPAGFSADAEAGRPAVLRLIGNVDSAIQVQVAREIAESYAAGRRSVQLALAVVRAGGTVEPEREAELTVRVQTASPPVSVTEDASAARRELDSKTFYAAGMAVFFLFFAALFTVTGILDERRAGTLPRLLAAPIRPRSILVGKMLSGVLVGIINMIVLVLASTWLLDANWGQDVAGLALLILAGVLAATGVMSVVAVFARTGEQASNWQSAAAMLLGVLGGALFPVADLGGLSVISYFTPHRWFLRGLADLSGGGGLAVVWTPVLVLLGFAVAGGAIALLRLGKVVRS; encoded by the coding sequence ATGCGGGCGACCCTGGTGATCCTCACGAAGGACCTCAGTCAGCGCTTGCGGGACGTCGCGCTGATCATCTTCGCTGTCATCCTGCCGCTGGGGATGGCTTTCCTGTTCAACCTCGTGCTGGGCAACGCGACCCAGCCGATCACCGCGCGCTACGCCGTCCTGGACCAGGACCGCGGTGCGCTCTCCGCCGAGCTCATCGACCACGTGCTCAAGCCCATGGACAAGGACGGCCGCATCTCGCTGCGCACCGCGTCCAGCCAGGAGGAGGGCGTGCGGCAGCTGGAGGCCAAGGAGCTGGACGCGCTGTACGTGCTGCCCGCCGGGTTCTCCGCCGACGCCGAGGCCGGGAGACCGGCTGTGCTGCGCCTGATCGGCAACGTGGACTCCGCGATCCAGGTGCAGGTGGCCCGCGAGATCGCCGAGTCCTACGCCGCCGGACGGCGGTCCGTGCAGCTGGCCCTGGCCGTGGTGCGCGCGGGCGGCACCGTCGAACCCGAGCGGGAGGCCGAGCTGACCGTGCGGGTGCAGACCGCGTCCCCGCCGGTCTCGGTCACCGAGGACGCCTCGGCGGCCCGGCGGGAGCTGGACTCCAAGACCTTCTACGCGGCGGGCATGGCGGTGTTCTTCCTGTTCTTCGCCGCGCTGTTCACCGTGACCGGCATCCTCGACGAGCGCCGCGCGGGCACGCTGCCGCGCCTGCTCGCCGCCCCGATCCGGCCGCGCTCGATCCTGGTCGGCAAGATGCTGTCCGGGGTGCTGGTCGGCATCATCAACATGATCGTGCTGGTGCTCGCCTCCACCTGGCTGCTGGACGCCAACTGGGGCCAGGACGTCGCCGGGCTGGCGCTGCTGATCCTGGCCGGGGTGCTCGCCGCGACCGGCGTGATGTCGGTGGTCGCGGTGTTCGCGCGCACCGGTGAGCAGGCCTCCAACTGGCAGTCCGCGGCCGCGATGCTGCTCGGGGTGCTCGGCGGCGCGCTGTTCCCGGTGGCCGACCTCGGCGGGCTCAGCGTGATCAGCTACTTCACCCCGCACCGCTGGTTCCTGCGCGGTCTGGCCGACCTCTCCGGTGGCGGCGGGCTGGCCGTGGTGTGGACGCCGGTGCTGGTCCTGCTCGGGTTCGCCGTGGCGGGTGGCGCGATCGCCCTGCTGCGCCTCGGAAAGGTGGTCCGGTCATGA
- a CDS encoding ABC transporter ATP-binding protein has translation MSDAILVCEGLRKSYGDLVAVDGISFSIAEGETYGLLGPNGAGKTTSIAMIVGILARDAGMVTVDGIPHSVNSMKSKALIGYVPQDLALYQDLSGRENLRFFARLYGLSGKRLRSKVDEVLEVVGLSDRAGDATGTYSGGMARRLNIAAGLLNKPRLLVLDEPTAGVDPHSRNAILDSVQRLAGEGTAVLYTTHYMEEAERLCDRVGIIDSGRLQAEGTRRELVDLVKESDQVLFTLDGDVLAAQRELAALPEVREAGAEEHRVHALVADARAQLPGLLAAVAAAGAAVRSVEVVEPNLEAVFLQLTGKALRD, from the coding sequence ATGAGTGACGCCATTTTGGTGTGCGAGGGTTTGCGCAAGTCATATGGCGATTTAGTCGCCGTGGACGGAATCAGTTTTTCCATCGCCGAGGGGGAGACCTACGGGCTACTCGGGCCGAATGGCGCCGGTAAGACCACGTCGATCGCGATGATTGTGGGAATTCTTGCCCGCGACGCGGGCATGGTCACCGTCGACGGAATTCCGCATTCGGTCAACTCGATGAAGAGCAAGGCGCTCATCGGGTACGTGCCGCAGGACCTCGCGCTCTACCAGGACCTCTCCGGGCGGGAGAACCTCCGCTTCTTCGCCCGGCTGTACGGGCTGTCCGGCAAGCGGCTGCGGAGCAAGGTCGACGAGGTCCTGGAGGTGGTCGGGCTCTCCGACCGCGCGGGCGACGCCACCGGGACCTACTCCGGCGGCATGGCCCGGCGCCTCAACATCGCGGCCGGGCTGCTGAACAAGCCGAGGCTGCTCGTGCTCGACGAGCCCACCGCGGGCGTGGACCCGCACAGCCGCAACGCGATCCTGGACAGCGTGCAGCGCCTGGCCGGGGAGGGCACCGCCGTCCTCTACACCACGCACTACATGGAGGAGGCCGAGCGGCTCTGCGACCGCGTCGGCATCATCGACAGCGGCCGGCTCCAGGCCGAGGGCACCCGGCGCGAGCTGGTCGACCTGGTCAAGGAGAGCGACCAGGTGCTGTTCACCCTCGACGGCGATGTCCTCGCCGCCCAACGGGAACTGGCCGCGCTGCCGGAGGTCCGCGAGGCCGGGGCCGAGGAGCACCGCGTGCACGCGCTGGTCGCCGACGCCCGTGCGCAGCTGCCCGGCCTGCTCGCCGCGGTGGCCGCCGCCGGGGCCGCGGTGCGGTCGGTCGAGGTGGTCGAGCCGAACCTGGAGGCCGTGTTCCTCCAGCTCACCGGCAAGGCGTTGCGGGACTAG